The sequence TTCGGCTCAGTGATATAACGTTTGCCACGGATAACTTCTCGGACGCAAACCGGATTGGGGTTACCGGATCTGTTAACTTATACAAAGCTGAACTCGAGTATTTTGATAAACTAAATCCTTCCTACGTAGAAGGGGAGAATGAAGTTGGTCAACCCAAAAGACGGAATACTGTAATTGTAAAACGTATCCTCGCTAGTGATGACAAAAAAGAAGGAGAAATATTCTTTATGGAACTTGAAATGTTAACTACTTGTAAGCATCCCAACATAGTCACCCTAGTTGGATTTTGTGATGAAGGATCTGAGATGATCCTCGTCATTGAGCATGCTTCCAATGGAGACCTCGATGATATGTACGACAGCAACAACAAACACAAGAAAGATGGGTCTGTTCTTACTTGGGCAAAACGTTTAAAAATTTGCCTTGATATCGCACGTGGATTGAAATATCTTCATTATCAGATGGAAGGCCAAAAGAGAATAATAAACTGTGATATAAGGAGCAAAAATATTTTGTTGGATGAGAATTGGGGGGCAAAGATTGCTAATTTTGAGGTCTCCGAATTCCTGCCTCTGAATAAAGATGACGAT comes from Rutidosis leptorrhynchoides isolate AG116_Rl617_1_P2 chromosome 4, CSIRO_AGI_Rlap_v1, whole genome shotgun sequence and encodes:
- the LOC139842197 gene encoding probable receptor-like protein kinase At2g23200 — encoded protein: MQVCIRAVVVTGWCIRTVAVCNRAVVFLIGSGQRTARTIGFWVGWDLALDLNQKKKNSEHLKIRLSDITFATDNFSDANRIGVTGSVNLYKAELEYFDKLNPSYVEGENEVGQPKRRNTVIVKRILASDDKKEGEIFFMELEMLTTCKHPNIVTLVGFCDEGSEMILVIEHASNGDLDDMYDSNNKHKKDGSVLTWAKRLKICLDIARGLKYLHYQMEGQKRIINCDIRSKNILLDENWGAKIANFEVSEFLPLNKDDDALHLDYVSGTPSYRDPEYEETHRLKRESDVYSFGLVLFEVLSGEVNKTSLDKFIKLAYKCIAETQDQCPTMNTVVHELEHMLLLQEEDQIFDEVQHKSPQTDRRHFSQTDCHVSRPTVDVAVILLTW